TAGGATCCGTTCCCGTTTTTCGTTCCGAAAAATGGGAACGGATCCCTTGCGGCTTTGCTTACAACACTGATCTCGGAAGTTTTGCAAAGGTCTCAAACTAAAAATTTGAGGAGGTCACTATGTTTTTTCCTGAATATCGCCCTCGTCGTTTGCGCCGCAACGAACAATTACGTTCCCTGGTACGTGAAACGGAAATCTCGGTAAAACATCTGATATATCCGCTTTTTATCGTTGAAGGGAAAGGCATAAAAGAAGAAGTCCCTTCTATGCCTGGGGTTTATAGGTTCTCCTGTGATCAACTCAAAGACGAAATCAAAGAAGTTCTAGACCTTGGTATCCCGGCGGTAATACTTTTTGGCATCCCGGCTCAAAAAGACGAAATAGGCTCCCAGGCCTATGCCAAACGTGGTGTGGTACAACAAGCCATTGCTACCATCAAAAAGGAGGCCCCTGAGCTCGTTGTTGTCACCGACGTATGCCTTTGCGAATATACCAGCCACGGCCATTGTGGCATCATAAAAAACGGCGAGGTTGATAATGACCTAACCCTTGAACAACTGGCCCGCACCGCGGTATCTCACGCCAAGGCCGGTGCGGAGATGGTGGCCCCTTCCGACATGATGGACGGGCGGGTGGCCCGTATTCGCGAGGCCCTAGATGAAGCGGGCTTCTCACACATTCCCATTATGAGCTACGCCGTGAAGTACTGCTCAAGTTTTTACGGGCCTTTTCGCGACGCCGCAGAGTCTGCGCCGCAGTTCGGGGACAGGCGAAGCTACCAGATGGACCCTGCCAACGTTAGGGAAGCCCTGCGCGAGGCATCCCTTGATGTGGAAGAAGGAGCGGATATCCTGATGGTTAAGCCTGCCCTACCCTACCTTGATGTCATTTCCCGTTTGCGCGCTGAGTTTAATCACCCCATTGCGGCTTATCAGGTAAGTGGAGAGTACGCCATGATAAAAGCTGCCGGACGTCTTGGCTGGCTTGATGAAGAGCGCGCCATGCTAGAGAGTTTGCTTTCCATCAGGCGCGCCGGGGCTGACATCATCATCACCTATTTTGCCAAAGAGGTGGCCAAAAAGCTAAGCTAACTCTTACGCGAAGCTTTTCTCTTTTTCTTTTTAGCCGCATCAGGCAAAAGGGCTATCTTCAACACTTCGTCCATGTGGCGCACGGGAAGGAACTCGATCTTGCGCCGCATGTGTTTGGGAATTTCTTCAAGGTCTTTTAAGTTTTTCTCAGGGATGATGACCTTGGTAATCCCTTTGCGCAGGGCGGCAAGGGATTTTTCTTTAATTCCCCCGACAGGAAGTACTTTACCCCTCAAGCTAATTTCTCCTGTCATGGCCACGTCTTTTGAAACGGGAATCTCGGCAAGGGCTGAAACCATAGCGGTGGCAATGGTAACCCCGGCACTTGGCCCGTCTTTGGGGATGGCCCCTGCAGGAAGATGAATATGGATATCGTATTTTTCGTAAAAGTTCTTGGGAATACCCCAATTTTTCGCAATAGAACGCGTGTAAGAAAGAGCAGCCTGGGCAGACTCGCGCATAACTTCGCCTAGTTGGCCGGTAAGAATAAGATTTCCCTTACCTTCCATAACAAGGGCTTCCACGTAAAGGACTTCTCCACCCGCCTGCGTCCAGGCAAGGCCTGTGGCAACTCCTATTTCGTCAGTCTCCTGCTCAAGCTCTGGCACATAGACAGGTGGACCGAGGTATTTATGAAGATTTTGGCGCGTCACGCGGAAAGGCCCCTTATCGCCTTCGGCAATGCGCCGCGCGATCTTTCGACAAATGGCCGCTATCTTTCTTTCAAGCTCACGGAGCCCTGCTTCTTCGGTATATTCGTTAATAATCTTCAAAATAGTTTCATCTGAGATTTGTATATCTTCTGGTTTTAAGCCGTGTTCTTTTATCTGGCGGGGCAAAAGATATTTTTTGGTGATAACGAGTTTTTCTTCAGCGGTGTAGCCTGAGATGTAAATAATTTCCATGCGGTCTTTGAGAGCTGGCGGGATGGGGTCTGTCATATTGGCTGTGGCAATAAACATGACTTTGGAAAGATCAAAGGGCACGCCAAGATAATGGTCCACAAAGGCTGTGTTTTGTTCCGGATCAAGTACTTCGAGAAGTGCCGCGGCAGGGTCCCCCTGAAAATCAGCACAGAGCTTGTCAACTTCGT
This genomic window from Thermodesulfatator atlanticus DSM 21156 contains:
- the hemB gene encoding porphobilinogen synthase — its product is MFFPEYRPRRLRRNEQLRSLVRETEISVKHLIYPLFIVEGKGIKEEVPSMPGVYRFSCDQLKDEIKEVLDLGIPAVILFGIPAQKDEIGSQAYAKRGVVQQAIATIKKEAPELVVVTDVCLCEYTSHGHCGIIKNGEVDNDLTLEQLARTAVSHAKAGAEMVAPSDMMDGRVARIREALDEAGFSHIPIMSYAVKYCSSFYGPFRDAAESAPQFGDRRSYQMDPANVREALREASLDVEEGADILMVKPALPYLDVISRLRAEFNHPIAAYQVSGEYAMIKAAGRLGWLDEERAMLESLLSIRRAGADIIITYFAKEVAKKLS